In one Cercospora beticola chromosome 1, complete sequence genomic region, the following are encoded:
- a CDS encoding uncharacterized protein (BUSCO:EOG09261K9J), protein MSDWAAAQAADGRTYYYNKITKETRWDPPPNVEVAPPSKGPAPTGPAGSAADWAEAKAADGKTYYYNKVTKETSWTLPEAVRRQQEQQQQNGRPDFVAGGGGGYGGRDDYHGGRGRRDDRDHGLPQKPSFDRGGDRGDRGGNPWEARREQVGYGGPMPVKTDEPEYSTAEAAEEAFFKLLKRNNITPDTEWQDALRLVIRDREYRAIKDPKERKNAFEKYCTEMRAEQKSKEKERKERAREDFRRMLSTHDNIEHYTRWKTARPTIEHESAFKSVGDEDERRNIFDEYVLELKKQHVENEAKRRKDAMNELQKTLEVLILDPNTTWTDAEEKIDNNERFVTNETLKGVHKLDIFLAFENHMKALERSANEATQKEKQLKKRKQRQARDAYKQLLSEKLQEGQIKAGSKWSDFFPLIKDDERFLNYLTVPVPPYPGATASNARELFWDMVEDEERKLRSKRNDALDVLEEQRFEVTLETSLNEFTEIMHSHPKTANLNQDEVSMIFDRILQKVKRREEEKQIGAERQQKAIVDSVRTAMKKVHPPIRLDDSYEDVVARLSGIRDWDTAEDEIRRRAYDKYMARLREKDDDRRRDRERDRSRDYRNGSRRDDRDDRRDRDRRHRTRTPEIDAYEADRRKAQADRERQYRKASFGLTPPPRGVDRYDERDRRDDRRDDRRRPTRDDLYESERRAREAERERNYMSRADPRDKGKTLDYGDDDVVGSRPPSVRKRRESDASMASRRDNKRPRREGGRTRSPEPDTSLLKEEPPALQSGSEEGEIEEI, encoded by the exons ATGAGCGATTGGGCGGCGGCGCAGGCTGCCGATGGCCGCACGTACTACTACAACAAAATTACCAAGGAAACTCGATGGGATCCGCCGCCGAATGTCGAGGTCGCACCTCCTTCCAAAGGCCCAGCTCCCACAGGGCCAGCTGGCAGTGCTGCGGATTGGGCTGAAGCAAAGGCGGCCGATGGGAAGACGTATTACTACAACAAAGTAACCAAAGAGACCAGCTGGACTCTTCCTGAAGCTGTGCGCAGGCAgcaggaacagcagcagcaaaacggACGTCCGGACTTCGTggctggcggtggaggtggataCGGCGGACGCGACGACTACCACGGAGGGCGCGGTAGGCGCGATGACCGCGACCACGGCCTGCCACAGAAGCCCTCGTTCGACCGAGGCGGCGATCGCGGCGACCGGGGCGGAAACCCATGGGAGGCACGTCGAGAGCAGGTTGGGTATGGCGGTCCAATGCCCGTCAAGACGGATGAGCCAGAGTATAGCACGGCCGAGGCTGCTGAGGAGGCTTTCTTCAAGCTGCTAAAACGCAACAATATCACGCCTGACACTGAATGGCAGGATGCACTACGCCTCGTCATTCGCGATCGCGAGTACCGCGCTATCAAGGACCCGAAGGAACGCAAGAATGCCTTCGAGAAGTACTGCACCGAGATGCGTGCAGAGCAAAAGAGCAAGGAAAAGGAGCGCAAGGAGAGGGCGCGCGAAGACTTCCGCCGCATGCTTTCCACGCACGACAACATCGAGCACTACACACGCTGGAAGACAGCTCGACCCACCATCGAGCACGAATCGGCGTTCAAGAGTGTTGGTGATGAGGACGAACGTCGCAACATCTTTGATGAATACGTGCTTGAGCTTAAGAAGCAGCACGTAGAGAATGAGGCGAAGCGGCGTAAGGACGCCATGAATGAGCTACAGAAGACTCTTGAAGTGCTGATACTGGACCCAAACACAACGTGGACGGAcgcagaagagaagatcgacAATAACGAGCGATTCGTTACGAATGAAACGCTGAAAGGCGTACACAAgctcgacatcttcctcgcTTTCGAGAACCACATGAAGGCGCTCGAACGATCTGCCAACGAGGCGacgcagaaggagaagcagttGAAGAAGCGAAAGCAGCGACAGGCTCGCGATGCCTACAAACAGCTTCTCAGCGAGAAATTGCAAGAAGGCCAGATCAAGGCAGGTTCGAAGTGGTCAGACTTCTTCCCCTTGATCAAAGATGATGAGCGCTTCCTCAACTATCTCACAGTTCCCGTTCCTCCATACCCGGGTGCCACAGCTTCGAACGCCCGAGAGCTCTTTTGGGATATggttgaagatgaggaacGCAAGCTACGCTCAAAGCGGAACGATGCACTGGACGTCCTTGAAGAGCAACGCTTCGAGGTAACTCTTGAGACGTCACTAAACGAATTCACAGAGATCATGCACTCACACCCAAAGACGGCAAATCTGAACCAGGACGAAGTGAGCATGATCTTCGACAGGATTCTGCAAAAGGTCAAGCGCCGTGAAGAGGAAAAGCAGATCGGCGCCGAGCGACAACAGAAGGCCATTGTCGACAGCGTTCGCACGGCAATGAAGAAGGTTCATCCTCCGATTCGTTTGGACGACAGCTACGAGGATGTAGTTGCTAGGCTGTCAGGCATTCGCGACTGGGACACAGCTGAGGATGAAATTCGACGACGGGCATATGATAAGTACATGGCCCGTCTCAGAGAGAAGGACGATGACCGCCGTCGCGACCGCGAGAGAGACCGTAGCAGAGATTACCGCAACGGATCTCGTCGAGACGATCGAGATGACCGCAGAGATCGCGATCGCCGACATCGCACCCGCACACCAGAGATTGATGCTTACGAGGCCGACAGACGCAAAGCTCAAGCTGATCGCGAGAGACAGTACAGGAAAGCGTCCTTTGGCCTCACGCCACCACCACGTGGTGTCGATCGCTACGACGAGCGCGACCGTCGCGATGATCGACGCGACGATCGAAGACGGCCAACGAGAGATGACCTGTACGAAAGCGAGCGCCGTGCTCGCGAAGCTGAGCGTGAGAGGAATTACATGTCTCGTGCTGATCCTCGCGACAAGGGTAAAACTCTTGATtatggcgacgacgacgtggTCGGTAGCCGGCCACCGAGTGTGAGGAAGAGACGCGAGAGCGATGCCAGCATGGCGAGTCGACGCGACAACAAG CGACCACGCCGCGAAGGCGGACGAACCCGTTCTCCTGAGCCCGATACCAGCTTGCTGAAAGAAGAGCCTCCTGCCCTTCAAAGTGGCTCGGAGGAAGGTGAGATTGAAGAGATCTag
- a CDS encoding uncharacterized protein (BUSCO:EOG09263E9V), with product MSIDPPAYIVSLQNNIRARPISWEGAVRAKTITDEDLKKIKAIDKVRKEQRKQTIENYVQTYTALLLGEGQTRSIFESAAKRTDILQYMLVLTGDIVDDIPALTESLIKHPHPYKPLLPLLKQSNNPEDPIPLLTSSVLASLLSHALVAQSKSNPEIDEALPKLYSYVAELAKTSDSNLQDIAVQEYSALLRTSKSRQQFWKQRKETLGPLMEVLHNATGGKDSDSTMYNGGSAASIRSMPESIKISGVGLQLLYHILMVLWQLSFEGKLVGKGLDEEHDIVPLYTQLLRISPKEKTTRLLLGTLNNLLSSNKTTLMPAALPARLPAVLTNLKGRHLTDEDLLEDLESLKNMVDEYTKTQTTFDEYAAEVNSGHLRWSPPHKNEAFWRENAHRIIEEEKGALCRKLAEIMSKDWANDKQVLAIGCSDVANLVKVCPEKRTQLEKFGLKSRVMALMQDENETVRWESLRAVGEWLRYSFEQ from the exons ATGTCGATAGACCCGCCGGCATATATTGTCTCGCTGCAGAACAACATTCGCGCGCGGCCCATATCATGGGAGGGAGCTGTGCGAGCGAAGACCATCACTGATGAGGACCTAaagaagatcaaggcgaTCGACAAGGTGCGAAAGGAGCAGCGGAAACAGACCATCGAGAATTATGTCCAGACATACACTGCCCTGCTCCTTGGGGAGGGCCAGACCCGAAGCATCTTCGAGAGCGCGGCCAAGAGGACAGACATTCTCCAGTACATGCTGGTCCTGACTGGAGATATTGTGGATG ACATTCCCGCCCTGACCGAGTCTCTCATCAAGCACCCACACCCATACAAACCACTGCTTCCACTCCTCAAACAGTCGAACAACCCCGAAGACCCCATTCCTCTCCTCACATCCTCCGTGCTCGCCTCGTTGCTGTCGCACGCTCTTGTTGCACAATCCAAATCCAACCCTGAGATCGACGAAGCCCTACCGAAGCTCTACTCCTACGTCGCCGAGCTGGCCAAGACATCCGACTCCAACCTCCAAGACATCGCGGTGCAGGAATACAGCGCGCTGTTGAGGACCTCCAAGTCAAGACAGCAATTCTGGAAACAACGGAAAGAGACGCTTGGCCCCTTGATGGAGGTGCTGCACAACGCAACAGGTGGAAAGGACTCGGACAGCACAATGTACAATGGTGGCTCAGCCGCAAGCATACGCAGCATGCCAGAGTCAATCAAGATCAGCGGTGTCGGGTTGCAGCTGCTATATCACATTCTCATGGTGCTGTGGCAGCTGTCGTTCGAGGGTAAGCTCGTGGGAAAGGGTTTGGACGAAGAGCACGACATTGTGCCACTATACACCCAGCTTCTACGAATCTCGCCCAAAGAGAAGACAACGCGCTTACTTCTTGGCACGCTCAACAACCTGCTCTCATCTAACAAGACGACACTAATGCCTGCTGCCCTTCCCGCGAGATTGCCTGCAGTACTCACAAATCTCAAAGGCAGACATTTGACGGATGAGGACCTGCTAGAGGATCTCGAAAGTCTGAAAAACATGGTCGACGAGTACACGAAAACCCAGACGACCTTTGACGAATACGCCGCAGAGGTCAACTCTGGGCATCTCCGCTGGTCGCCGCCCCACAAGAACGAGGCTTTCTGGCGGGAAAACGCGCATCGCATCatcgaggaggagaagggtgCTCTGTGCAGAAAGCTGGCAGAGATCATGTCCAAAGACTGGGCAAACGACAAGCAAGTTCTCGCAATCGGCTGCAGCGATGTCGCCAATCTGGTGAAAGTATGTCCAGAGAAGCGAACACAGTTGGAGAAATTTGGGCTCAAGTCCCGGGTAATGGCACTCATGCAGGATGAGAATGAAACCGTAAGATGGGAGAGTTTGAGAGCGGTGGGCGAGTGGCTGCGGTATAGCTTCGAGCAGTAA